The following are encoded in a window of Thermoanaerobacter ethanolicus JW 200 genomic DNA:
- a CDS encoding 4Fe-4S dicluster domain-containing protein — MAKNWYPIIDKDKCIQCYQCVNFCPHDVYTIGDDGYPAVVNPDNCVEFCRGCSKICDNEAITYFGDRR, encoded by the coding sequence GTGGCAAAGAATTGGTATCCTATAATAGATAAAGATAAATGCATTCAGTGCTATCAATGTGTGAACTTTTGTCCACACGACGTTTATACCATTGGTGACGATGGGTATCCGGCTGTTGTAAATCCAGACAACTGCGTGGAATTTTGCCGTGGATGTTCAAAAATTTGTGATAATGAAGCTATAACATATTTTGGAGATAGGAGGTAA
- a CDS encoding NifB/NifX family molybdenum-iron cluster-binding protein, giving the protein MIIAFASKNHLGLNSDIGSNIVSSEYFTVAEIENGKLKKVKNVENPFFKEEEINAQKFVDFIKNTNAQKIVISVVDNADIENELLLNDIEVIKNVNGRIADILKEL; this is encoded by the coding sequence ATGATAATTGCTTTTGCATCAAAAAACCATCTTGGCTTAAATAGCGATATAGGAAGTAATATTGTTTCATCAGAGTATTTTACTGTTGCAGAAATTGAAAATGGAAAATTAAAGAAAGTCAAAAACGTAGAAAATCCCTTTTTTAAAGAAGAGGAAATAAATGCACAAAAATTTGTTGATTTTATCAAAAATACCAATGCACAAAAAATCGTAATTTCAGTTGTAGATAATGCTGACATAGAAAATGAGCTCTTATTAAATGATATAGAAGTTATAAAGAATGTAAATGGAAGGATAGCTGATATATTGAAAGAGCTTTAA
- a CDS encoding transposase: protein MLQKADHYFAFTRYPEEVRKHIYTTSAVESVNSLVEKVRIKSGGYFQSADILELNGLFVESI from the coding sequence ATTCTTCAAAAAGCTGACCACTACTTTGCTTTTACAAGATACCCGGAGGAGGTACGAAAGCACATTTATACTACAAGTGCAGTTGAAAGTGTTAATAGCTTGGTTGAAAAAGTGAGAATAAAATCTGGTGGATATTTTCAATCAGCTGATATTTTGGAACTCAATGGTTTATTTGTAGAGAGCATTT
- a CDS encoding ArsR/SmtB family transcription factor, whose protein sequence is MEADLYSKVAEYFKALSHPTRIKIIELLSKREMCVCQMMAALNLDQSHVSRHLMVLRANKMVKTRREGTIIYYSLTDENIINIIDEVKNIFLVTK, encoded by the coding sequence GTGGAAGCTGATTTGTATAGTAAAGTAGCGGAGTATTTTAAAGCATTATCTCATCCTACTAGAATAAAAATAATAGAGCTTTTAAGCAAGAGGGAAATGTGCGTATGTCAAATGATGGCAGCACTAAATTTAGACCAATCCCATGTATCAAGGCATTTAATGGTATTAAGAGCAAATAAAATGGTAAAAACCAGAAGAGAAGGGACTATAATTTATTATTCTTTAACAGATGAAAATATCATAAACATTATCGATGAAGTGAAAAATATCTTTCTTGTCACAAAATAA